CGTCGATGTGATAGATATAAGCAAAAAGAATATCGTGGCCAGGTACGTACGCATGTACGGCAGGAAAAGAAGTACGGAATGGGGATATTCTCTTTTCGAATTCGAAGTCTATCTGAACCTGTCTCCGAATGTTGCCACGGGTAAGGAAGTATTTGCCTCTTCCGGCTCCGAAGGTTATGCCGTGGAAAAAGCCGTTGACGGTTATATGGGAACAAGGTGGGGGAGCGAGTATTCCGATCCGCAGTGGATCTATGTAAATCTGGAAGCGAAATATAAGATCGACGCTATTGACATAATGTGGGAATATGCTTATGGAAGCGATTATATTATCCAAAGGTCAGATGATGCCAAAAACTGGATTGATGTCTGCGAGATAAAAGATAATAACAGAGTCGAAAACCATATCTATTTTGAAAAACCCTTCATAGCGCAATATGTGAGGCTCTACGGCAAAAAGAGGGCTACAGACTGGGGCTATTCCATCTGGGAGCTCAATATCCACGGCATAAAAGAATAAGACTCTTTAATCCCTACACCAAAAAACCGGCCGCCTTTTTATTATCAAAATTTCACTTTACAAATCGCAGCTTTAATAATATAATATATTCAAATTATAGCATTAGCAATACGCTTCTGGCTTCATGGAATTAACCATGGTGAAGCTACCGCAAAATCGTATGCCTGGGTTTTCGCTCAGGCTTATTTTATGCAAACCACCCCTCTCATAAATGAACACCTGAAACTCAAAGCCAAAATGGCTCCTTTCGCCGGCTGGAATATGCCTATCCAATACGAAGGCATTATCGCCGAACATAACTATACCCGGCAGGCCGCGTCCTTATTCGATATATGCCATATGGGCGAGTTTTATGTAAAAGGCGACGCCCTTAATATCGGCCTCGAGAATATGTTCTCTTTTTCCGTAACCAATATGCCCATAGGCAAGTGCCGCTACGGCGCTATGCTTAATGAAAATGGCGGTATAGTTGATGACCTTGTCGCCTATAGAATTGCCAAAAATGAATGGTTGATAGTCGTAAATGCCGGTACCATAGAGAAGGATTTTGCGCATATCAAATTTCGCCTAAAAAAAGAGAGCTATATAGAAAACCGCTCCCCAACCCTGACCAAGCTTGATTTGCAGGGCCCGCTATCGCGCGATATTATGGCAAAGCTGATAAATCCCGGGGTAGCAAATTTAAAGTATTATACATTTAATCATTTTGATATTTTAGGCGAAAGGAATATAATAAGTAGGACGGGATATACCGGTGAGCTTGGCTACGAACTATATATAAGTACCGGCAAAGCCGTTGAATTATGGAACCTGCTTCTTAAGGATAAGAGGCTTAAACCAGCTGGGTTAGGGGCGCGGGATACGCTGCGCCTGGAGATGGGGTATTCGTTGTATGGCCAGGATGTTGACGACAATACGACGCCGCTTGAAGCCGGCCTTGAGAAATTTATAAATTTCGATAGAGATTTTATCGGTAAGGACGCGCTTCTTCGGCAGAGAAAAATCGGCGTAAAACGGCTGCTGGTTGGTTTTAAGGCGGATTCAAGGAAATCGCCGCGGCACGGCCATTCAATAACGAAAGACGGCAGAAGTGTCGGCATAGTTACTAGCGGCAGTTTCGCGCCAAGCCTGTCCTGCGGAATAGGGCTTGGTT
The nucleotide sequence above comes from Candidatus Omnitrophota bacterium. Encoded proteins:
- a CDS encoding discoidin domain-containing protein, yielding VDVIDISKKNIVARYVRMYGRKRSTEWGYSLFEFEVYLNLSPNVATGKEVFASSGSEGYAVEKAVDGYMGTRWGSEYSDPQWIYVNLEAKYKIDAIDIMWEYAYGSDYIIQRSDDAKNWIDVCEIKDNNRVENHIYFEKPFIAQYVRLYGKKRATDWGYSIWELNIHGIKE
- the gcvT gene encoding glycine cleavage system aminomethyltransferase GcvT, with protein sequence MQTTPLINEHLKLKAKMAPFAGWNMPIQYEGIIAEHNYTRQAASLFDICHMGEFYVKGDALNIGLENMFSFSVTNMPIGKCRYGAMLNENGGIVDDLVAYRIAKNEWLIVVNAGTIEKDFAHIKFRLKKESYIENRSPTLTKLDLQGPLSRDIMAKLINPGVANLKYYTFNHFDILGERNIISRTGYTGELGYELYISTGKAVELWNLLLKDKRLKPAGLGARDTLRLEMGYSLYGQDVDDNTTPLEAGLEKFINFDRDFIGKDALLRQRKIGVKRLLVGFKADSRKSPRHGHSITKDGRSVGIVTSGSFAPSLSCGIGLGYIETAHAKTGENILIKSGDVEINAAITAKPFYTKGTARS